From the Argopecten irradians isolate NY chromosome 13, Ai_NY, whole genome shotgun sequence genome, one window contains:
- the LOC138306384 gene encoding uncharacterized protein, translating to MACIRGRYRGYVGDYCCVPGCTNSRGSCRRAGLNVSFYKFPSDERRKRLWLLNIRRDSFVPTKYSRVCSAHFVGGVKHDEVKHPAYVPTIFDRNKPTKRATMTAKNAGVPEVKIPKRKEKSTCMSVSSAPAEIPGRPKMATQIHTIPYPDHDYVVKNVHVTTNDCDKINELIQENEMLKGKFLRIDNIKSDDSKFQFWTGLPNYHIFSALCNYLKTRVKGGSMSYWRGEATVYHQGTKKGPTRKLCFEDEFFLTLVKLKTGSCNQDLSDRFDVSVGHISNLFSTWINFLSFELKLLFEMQDSTEEVAECFKSFSNLKIILDCTELMVQKASNLDSRKKTFSNYKHHDTVKFLVGMSSNLAVNFVSKAWGGRASDKHITLSSEHLIDGLHCGDSVMADRGFTITDELSNLGVELLMPVFKGQDRPQFSIKDLSHSEYISKSRIHIERIIQRIKTFHILEQVIRLNMHDIIEQIFVVCAYMTNFQMPIIRKQNSL from the exons ATGGCTTGCATCCGAGGACGGTACAGGGGATATGTCGGGGACTACTGTTGTGTCCCCGGCTGTACTAACTCAAGGGGGTCGTGCCGCCGTGCGGGATTGAACGTTTCCTTCTACAAATTCCCGTCAGACGAGCGGAGGAAGCGATTGTGGCTGCTAAATATAAGAAGGGACTCATTCGTCCCCACTAAGTATTCACGGGTCTGCTCGGCCCATTTTGTGGGTG GTGTCAAACATGATGAGGTAAAACATCCAGCATATGTTCCAACCATTTTTGATAGAAATAAGCCTACAAAGCGAGCAACAATGACGGCGAAGAATGCag GTGTTCCAGAAGTGAAGATCCCAAAAAGGAAAGAGaagagtacatgtatgtctgtaaGCTCGGCCCCAGCTGAGATCCCTGGACGGCCTAAGATGGCGACACAAATACATACTATTCCTTACCCTGACCATGATTATGTTGTTAAAAATGTCCATGTTACTACAAATGATTGTgataaaattaatgaattaatacaagaaaatgaGATGTTAAAAGGAAAATTCCTTCGTATTGATAATATAAAGTCTGATGACAGTAAGTTTCAGTTTTGGACAGGTCTTCCAAACTATCATATTTTTAGTGCATTATGTAATTATCTTAAGACACGAGTGAAAGGAGGCAGCATGTCATACTGGAGAGGAGAAGCTACTGTTTACCACCAGGGAACAAAAAAGGGACCAACCAggaaattatgttttgaagaTGAGTTTTTCCTCACTTTAGTAAAATTGAAGACAGGAAGTTGTAACCAAGATTTGTctgataggtttgatgttagtGTTGGCcatatatctaatttattttctACATGGATAAATTTTCTaagttttgaattgaaattattgtttgaaatgcaagattctACTGAGGAAGTTGCAGAGTGTTTCAAGTCATTTTCTAATTTAAAAATCATACTTGATTGTACAGAACTTATGGTCCAGAAAGCATCCAATTTAGATtctagaaaaaaaactttttcaaattataaacaTCATGATACTGTAAAATTTCTTGTTGGTATGTCCTCTAACCTTGCAGTAAATTTTGTATCCAAAGCTTGGGGAGGAAGAGCTTCAGATAAGCATATTACTTTAAGCAGCGAACATTTAATTGATGGTCTGCATTGTGGAGATTCTGTTATGGCAGACAGAGGTTTTACTATCACAGACGAATTATCAAATTTAGGTGTAGAATTATTGATGCCAGTATTTAAAGGGCAGGACAGACCGCAATTTTCTATCAAAGATCTATCTCATTctgaatatatttctaaatcaAGAATTCACATAGAAAGAATAATACAGCgaattaaaacatttcatattttagaACAAGTAATTAGGTTAAATATGCATGATATTATTGAACAGATTTTTGTAGTATGTGCTTATATGACAAATTTTCAGATGCCTATCATTAGAAAACAAAATAGCTTGTAA